Proteins encoded within one genomic window of Gambusia affinis linkage group LG23, SWU_Gaff_1.0, whole genome shotgun sequence:
- the LOC122826289 gene encoding NACHT, LRR and PYD domains-containing protein 3-like: MANVKEQLLDIFQHLLEEELQTFQWYLYSSNLEGFGHIPKSKADGLNRLRTVDLVVQTYGYDDAVTVTVIILEKMKQKLLADRLKEWCSNGKSNQTSKESDLLAIQERLKCTLKEQCLKVYEGNAGEGQRIYLKEIYTELHVIAGAWGGLSDEREFRQQKSKQMAVEETIKVQHLFKPDQERRIRTVLTQGIPGMGKTVCAQKFTLSWAEGEEHQDITFLFPLPFRELNSFMGEGDSSLMGLLHWFFPQIKPIEKLSDSKVLFIFDGLDESLLPLNFKYNKILRDETEPASLDVLITNLITGDLLCNAFVWITCRPAATGKIPRKYIDQWTEIKGFTEDRWQEYFKKRVNDDALSLRIIDHVKSSKSLYVMCQIPIFCWITVTLIKRMLHEDVTGRLPNTLTEMYVYLLLCQTDRMAERHYPVSGGNVCLKLAELAFRQLEQRKQIFYEADLKKCHMDVDEATTYSGVCTEMFHMETGRGQKVFNFVHLSIQEFLAAVFAHYSYMHNKENVLLGLRERLSSKLWRKSVFGFHKSAIEKALKSPDGHWDLFLRFLLGLSLKSNQELLYGVLHLEAEGEEDVAKTIQLIKEMINKEPESKLNLFHCLGELRDESLVQEIQNFVSSGRLASTQLSSAQWSALTFELMTSDTLEETFDLKKYSRSEEGLEKLLVVITSSTHALLDYCNLTENCCPLLASALSSTSSHLTELDLSNNKLKDSGVQLLSDGLLSPHCKLKSLRLRECKMEGGCCEALAAALNTESTQLRVLDLSANDLQHSGVKALSLGLSSRHCKVETLSLSQCKLGEGSCGSLASIFYSDSSRLTSLDLSNNNLKDAGLSLLAAGLTSPSCKLEILRLGCCDLTQKSCSYLSSALSTDSGKVKHLDLSGNSLQGPGFGTLCSGLKSQHCKLETLILKECSLQKCCADIALVLSTNNSRMRELDLSENDLEDLEVELLSNGIANPNCVLETLSLSFCGVTVKGCAHLASALSSNPSHLRQLDLSYNHLQDSGVDLISVQRDDPLCKLELLSVDHNEECYLKSTLKNYSCILTFDANTASTSLFLHDGGKQVTWVRESQPYPKHPERFESVSQVLCHQGLTQRHYWEVEWRGRWVDVAVAMRGISRRAGSHVSAFGKTDQSWSLFCSGDHYIAEHDNEREEISLPASRSRKVAVYLDWPGGTLSFYRVSSGSLKHLHTFCSNFSEPLYPGFGMEEEDCSVIICSN, translated from the exons ATGGCTAACGTAAAAGAGCAACTCTTGGATATTTTTCAACATCTTCTTGAGGAAGAACTTCAGACTTTTCAGTGGTATCTTTACAGCAGCAACCTTGAAGGATTCGGACATATACCAAAGAGTAAAGCTGACGGCTTGAACAGGCTACGCACCGTGGATCTTGTGGTGCAGACATATGGTTATGATGACGCTGTTACCGTAACTGTGATCATActggagaaaatgaaacaaaaacttttagcTGATAGACTAAAAGAGTGGTGCAGTAATG gTAAAAGCAATCAGACAAGCAAAG AAAGTGACCTCCTCGCAATCCAAGAGAGACTGAAATGTACATTGAAGGAACAGTGTCTAAAGGTTTACGAGGGCAATGCAGGAGAAGGACAACGTATTTACCTGAAAGAAATCTACACAGAGCTGCATGTGATAGCAGGGGCCTGGGGAGGCTTAAGTGATGAGCGTGAGTTCAGACAGCAAAAGTCCAAGCAAATGGCAGTGGAAGAAACAATTAAAGTCCAACATCTTTTCAAGCCTGATCAAGAAAGGCGGATAAGGACTGTGCTTACTCAGGGTATACCTGGAATGGGTAAAACAGTTTGTGcacagaagttcactctgaGCTGGGCAGAAGGAGAAGAACATCAGGACATCACCTTTCTCTTTCCACTCCCTTTCAGGGAGTTGAATTCCTTCATGGGCGAGGGAGACTCTTCATTAATGGGCCTACTCCATTGGTTTTTCCCTCAGATAAAACCCATCGAGAAGCTATCAGACTCAAAAGTCCTCTTCATTTTCGATGGCCTTGACGAAAGTCTTCTCCCATTAAATTTCAAATACAACAAGATTTTGAGAGACGAGACGGAGCCGGCCTCGCTTGATGTGCTGATCACAAACCTCATCACAGGGGATCTGCTCTGCAACGCATTCGTCTGGATCACATGTAGGCCTGCGGCGACGGGCAAAATTCCTCGAAAGTACATTGACCAGTGGACTGAAATCAAGGGCTTCACTGAAGACCGATGGCAGGAATACTTTAAGAAGCGTGTGAATGACGATGCCCTCTCCCTTCGGATCATAGACCATGTGAAGTCATCGAAAAGCCTCTATGTGATGTGTCAAATACCAATTTTCTGCTGGATCACCGTCACTTTGATTAAGAGGATGCTGCATGAGGACGTGACCGGAAGATTGCCCAACACCCTGACTGAGATGTACGTGTATCTTCTTCTCTGCCAAACCGACCGGATGGCTGAAAGGCACTATCCCGTGAGCGGTGGTAACGTTTGTTTGAAGCTCGCAGAACTAGCGTTCCGTCAGCTTGAACAGCGCAAGCAGATCTTCTATGAAGCTGACCTGAAAAAGTGCCACATGGATGTCGATGAGGCAACCACATATTCGGGTGTTTGCACAGAGATGTTTCACATGGAGACGGGAAGGGGACAAAAAGTTTTTAACTTTGTACATTTGAGTATCCAGGAGTTTCTGGCAGCTGTGTTTGCCCATTATTCATACATGCATAACAAGGAAAATGTTCTTCTGGGACTTCGGGAAAGACTTTCCTCTAAACTGTGGAGAAAGTCTGTTTTTGGCTTTCATAAATCTGCCATTGAAAAGGCTCTGAAGAGTCCAGATGGCCACTGGGATCTCTTCCTTCGCTTCCTTCTGGGCCTTTCGTTGAAGTCAAACCAGGAACTTCTCTACGGTGTGCTGCACTTggaagcagaaggagaagaagatgTGGCGAAAACCATACAGCTTATCaaagaaatgataaataaaGAACCTGAATCAAAGCTTAACTTGTTCCACTGTCTGGGGGAGCTCAGAGATGAATCTCTGGTGCAGGAGATTCAGAACTTTGTAAGTTCTGGGAGGCTTGCAAGCACACAGTTATCTTCGGCTCAATGGTCCGCTCTCACTTTTGAGCTAATGACATCAGATACTCTGGAGGAAACGTTTGACCTAAAGAAGTACTCAAGATCAGAAGAAGGGCTAGAAAAGCTGCTGGTTGTTATAACTTCCTCCACACATGCCCT gCTAGATTATTGCAACCTCACTGAAAACTGCTGTCCATTGCTGGCCTCTGCCTTGAGCTCAACGTCCTCTCATCTGACAGAATTAGATTTGAGTAACAACAAACTGAAGGATTCGGGAGTGCAACTGCTTTCTGATGGTCTACTGAGTCCACATTGCAAGCTGAAGAGTTTAAG ATTGCGTGAATGTAAAATGGAGGGTGGCTGCTGTGAGGCCTTGGCTGCTGCTCTTAACACAGAGTCAACCCAACTGAGAGTGCTGGACCTGAGTGCTAATGACCTCCAGCACAGTGGAGTGAAGGCCCTGAGTTTGGGACTGAGCAGCCGTCACTGCAAAGTTGAAACATTGAG TTTAAGTCAGTGCAAACTGGGAGAGGGCTCCTGTGGAAGTTTGGCTTCAATCTTCTACTCAGACTCTTCTCGGCTGACATCTCTTGATTTGAGTAACAACAACCTGAAGGATGCTGGGCTGTCCCTGCTTGCTGCTGGACTAACAAGTCCAAGTTGTAAACTAGAAATTCTGAG actCGGCTGCTGTGACCTAACACAGAAATCCTGTAGCTACCTTAGTTCTGCTCTCAGCACAGACTCCGGCAAAGTCAAACATCTGGACCTGAGTGGGAACAGCCTTCAAGGTCCAGGTTTTGGCACACTGTGCTCCGGCCTCAAAAGTCAGCACTGTAAACTGGAAACCTTAAT ATTAAAAGAGTGCAGTCTTCAGAAATGCTGTGCTGACATCGCATTAGTCCTGAGCACTAACAACTCCCGCATGAGGGAACTTGACCTGAGTGAGAATGACCTGGAGGACCTGGAAGTGGAGTTGCTCTCTAACGGAATAGCAAACCCAAACTGCGTCTTGGAAACCTTGAG CCTGTCGTTTTGTGGAGTCACTGTGAAAGGCTGCGCTCATCTGGCTTCGGCCCTGAGCTCCAACCCTTCCCACCTGAGGCAGCTGGACCTCAGCTACAATCATCTCCAGGACTCCGGAGTGGATCTGATCTCGGTTCAGCGGGACGATCCACTGTGTAAGCTAGAACTTCTAAG CGTGGATCATAATGAGGAATGTTACCTGAAATCAACACTGAAAAATT ACTCCTGCATCCTGACCTTTGACGCAAACACAGCCTCTACGTCTCTCTTTCTACACGACGGAGGTAAACAGGTGACGTGGGTCAGGGAGTCACAGCCGTACCCAAAACACCCCGAGAGGTTTGAAAGTGTCTCCCAGGTCCTGTGTCACCAGGGCCTTACCCAGCGCCACtactgggaggtggagtggCGAGGACGCTGGGTGGACGTTGCCGTCGCCATGAGGGGAATCAGTCGCAGAGCGGGCAGTCACGTGTCCGCGTTCGGCAAAACTGACCAGTCCTGGAGTCTGTTCTGCAGCGGAGATCACTACATAGCCGAGCATGACAACGAGCGCGAGGAAATATCCTTACCCGCGTCTCGCTCTCGCAAGGTTGCGGTCTATCTGGACTGGCCTGGTGGCACTCTGTCCTTCTACAGGGTGTCTTCTGGGAGCCTCAAACATCTTCACACGTTCTGCAGTAACTTCAGCGAGCCGCTCTACCCTGGGTTCGGGATGGAAGAGGAAGACTGCTCTGTCATTATTTGTTCCAATTAG